TCATGTAGGCGTTCATGCTGGCAATACAGAACCACAGGATCCATTTCTGCCAGCGGTTGCTCATTCGTAATAGTGTCACCGCGAAGGCTGTCTTTGTCAACGCTTGGCCGATCAATGTTCCGCATgacgagatgttgatgagtaTGTGCATTTTGTCGTCCCACTGTTGCGATGAGTCCTTGAGAACATAGCCGTTTCCGAATTCCCAGACGATAAGACTGTTGTTGGCGAGAAGGATGAACTGGAGTTGTTAGGATGCAGCTTCGATATGCTAGGACGATGTGTACTCACCCATGATACCAGAAGGATATAATCATCGTACCACATTCCATGTCTCCTCGTAATCTTGACGTACAGCCTCAACCACAAAAAGAAAGTCGCACCCGCAAACAGCGACCACAGCCCGGCGTTCAACTCGACATAGGGATTGACAAAGGTATGGACGGGTCCGTCATCTTGGTCGTCGCGAAGCCTTAGCTTCATCGCTCACATTTCCTCCTCGGCGGCAACAAGATACCCGATGTTTCGTTTGGCGAATGCAGGTACAGATTCAAGAAACCAACAGCAAACAGAAAAGGTATCAAGAAGAGCTAGAAAAGGTCGGGGGAGCCACAAACGTAAAAGAAGGATTCTGGACCAGCCCAGCACCCCCTGGTCCTTCTGGGTGACGAGCATACGCGAGATGTGTTCGCCCCTGCTTGGGATAAGCCTAACACTCGCTTGGGTAAGTCACCCATGCAAACTAATACGGGACGGGGTCTACCTTAATCGGACACTGGGGCCGCGTGGTGAGCATGTTCGATGTCGAAAAGTCCACGGCCTCAGATGCCGcgtgtactccgtacagacCAGACTTTCGTATTTTCTGTTTCTTGAAACCCGAAATTGACGTAATAGACTCAGCTCAGGCCAGTAAAACACTCTTAATATCTACCGAAACATGAATTATGCTATTTTCGCCATCGGGTCTGGGATGCAGGATGTTGCTTTGTCGGAAACGAACTCCACGGACctgacaccatcatcacgaAAAAGGCAGTTTCACGCAGCGGTACAGGGCTCTAAAAGAGCCTATCAGCCCGAAGAAATCGTAAAAATAAGGCCCGCCCATCGTCCGGGGCTGCCAAGTGGCTTTTTTCAGTGTCTCTTTTCGTTGTGCAGATAAAAAGTGAAACGACCAAGTGATTCCTATTGCAGGTTGAGGCCCCTGTCTCGGGAATACATCGAGGCTTCCTATACGTGGTTTAACTAAACCCTTGATCGGTCACCCCTGACAAGGACGCTTGGACGATTTCGTCCTTGCGGGCCATGCCATGTGGTTTGTTTTTAGAAGAACGAGAAAAGTCCCAGACTGTATGTCACTAACCAGCCTGGTCAttactttcttttgcttccgCGGGGCAAGCTTGATCAAGGAAGAGGGGGAGAAATGCGATCATTGTCCGTGACCTGTTTGAGTATTATGATCCTGGTGACGTGATGTACAGCACAGTACAGTCTGCAGCGGATCGGTAGATGGCATCGGGGAACAAAACTGATTGTGGATCGAGGACCGTTGAGAAGCCCGGGGCCGAGAACATTCCGCAAATTAATGAGATTGAAAGGAACATTATAAGCTGAGATATAGTGAGGACAGGTCAGCGATTAACTCTGATTAACGATGCATCTGTACTGGAGCCCATCAATCTATCTGCGATTCCCGTCGTACGTTCGCAGACACAGACAGTCCACAAGGTTATCGGCCGAAGTTCCAATGTCCGACCCCGATTCAAGTTCCTCATTCAATGTCACTGTATTGTTCGCCTCACTCACGGACAACACTAACCTAACAAACACCCTGGCTGTTTTACTTCAGCTCCCAGCCTAGCCCCCAGGTACGTGATTCCAGCGCCGTGGTTCCTGGGATCCCAAGGTCCGTCCGCGCATCGACCATCAGACCGTTTAGTGAAACACAGACTATTTACCAATCGCCCACAAAACGACGTTGTTTTTTTTCGATATTCAGGAACAGCGAGCGGGGAGAGCGGGGCAAGCAAAAACGACAACGGTAATCGTAAAACAACCCATACTAAACCACGCGTTGTCCAGAAAAGCAAGGGGAGGGGAGGGACGCGGAAGCCCACGCGGATATAGGGCAAGGATTAAGAATAAGTATAAGGTGGGATGCACAGCACAAAGTATGTACTGCATGTAAAATCTGACAAGAGAAATGCTAATTCATTAATGTCGCTTTTTGGTAATTGTGATTACGGCGCTATTTCCCTATCCTGTCTTGCTCTTGGTACGAGCGACGACGACCACGGCTCTTACGACACGGGACTTGTCGAACCAATTGAACAATCTCCCTGCTAATTTGAAGCCGCCCATTGTGATGCCGTATTCTGCTAACAATTTGTCTTGGCGATCGAGGAACTTGACCAGGCCCGAAAAGACATCGTCTGTGATCTCCTTAATAGTGATCTCGTTGCGGTCATATCCGCACTCCACCAATTGATCTCTGTACTCTGCCTCCGAGAGGAAGGTTCTGAGTGGGCAGCCCATCATTTTTCCGATGAGTCTAGCCCTCCAGATGTCCTTGGTGGAGGCCTTctcgttgaggaggagatcgaATGCCATGTAATTGGCGTCAAGTTCTTTGGCGGCGTGTGAGAGGACGGGTTTTCGGGACGGAGAGAAATGGTAGATACAGTCGAGAGCAAGCAGCCATCGCTCAGAATACTTCTCATCAGCCAGCGAATAAACAGCCTCTTTGATCTTGGGACTCCAAGTCTGTGGCTTTGCGGCATCGGCGCGGAAGAGACTGAACGCCTCCGCATCAAATGCAGCCCCCGCCTCAGACAGCTCGCGATAAATCCTGCGTCGCGACGTCTGGACCTGCGCATCATTGAGCGTAAGCCCAACATAGCGAAAATCCCTCCAGCCCTGCTCCGTAGCTGTCCTCGCCAATTGCCAAGTCTGGTCACCACATCCGAACCCCAGATCTAGAATGGCGAGGGAACCGCGAGGACTAGCTTTACCAGGTGCATCACCCGACAGCCCGGCGGCGCTCACAACCTGCTCGAGCAGCGCAGAGGCAGCCTCGGGGAGCGTGTCAATTGGCTCGCCTGTATGAGTTTTCCTGGGAGGCAAATGTCAATGTATGTGTGATTGAAGCTGCAGAAAACGTGGCTGGACTTACCAGTATCCCACGTTCATCCACATGGAGGGTGGTCGCGTCgtgatgttgagcttccAGTGTCCCAGACCGTAGATATCGCTCATTcgcatcaccaccaaagcaaTGATGCCAGCGATGGCCAGGGTCGTGACGAGCCCTGCGGCAAAGCCAAGACCGAAACTGTCTTGATCGAAGAACATGGTGTCGATGGCGATTGCGGTCCGCGCCGTGAGCTAACGGCTGTTGATTGTGATGAGAGAAGATGGTGACATTGCACTCACGGTCGCTGTATTTACGCACTGATTTCACCCACTAACTACAACTTCGCTAAATGGCTAATTCCAAAGTGAATACATTAAAGTTTCGGCAGTTGAAGCGAGTAGATTATTGTCATCAAGGTGATAATGTAAAGAGAAATCTGCATTTATCGATTATTCTAGTCGTTACTCGTCATTAATTCTGTTCCCACGGAATCGCTACGCCAAAATCTTGAGCTACCCTAATGGCCGACACGACACATCCTTCCAGGAGCACCATGCCATCCCAGCACCAAGCACCAGCGATCCACACATTATCCTGACCATTGACCCAAGCCATGGCCTCACCatcctcgctcttcttcgTTCCCGAATCCCCTAGCAATTTCTGAACGAGGGCCTGGCCCTCTGTGTTTCGCAGGGTTCTAGTAAATTTAGCCTTCTTGATTGCTTCTGGCTGTGCCTCTTCGCGTAGCGGACATGTGCTGACAACGACTCCACTGGGCATGGCGTGAAGAGCCTCTGTGCGAGGGCTTCCCACGTCGGTGAACATTGTTCGCAGAGTCAAGACTTGGGCTGCTGAGGTGTCTTTCGAATGGTGCATGCAAGCGATGGATTGGCTGGAGCCTGCGTCATCGGCGTCGACGACGCTGATTCCCGCCTTCTCCGGCTTCAAAACAGAGCTCTCGACTTGACGAGTCGGAAGCTTCGCCAATGCAGACCCCAGCGGTTTGAAGATACGGCCAGCGACATCAGGGGAGACGGAGAGGACAACGCGGTCGAAGACTTGCTCGTGGATGCGCCCGGATGCGTCAACGGTAGACTGCCAACGAACCAGCACGGTACCATCGACCTGAGGCACAGCTTCAATCACACGACTATTGAGGTTGACATCCTCCAGTCCCTCCGTCAGTTTGGCCTGGACTTGCGAGACTCCGCCGCAGACAGCGTAATGCTGCTTGCCGTGCGAAAGCTTCTTGTAGTTGACGACGTCGCTCGCGGGGAATTGGAGCAGCTCTTCGTGTGTGCACGTCGCTACACCGCTCAAAAGCGGAAGCAGATAACGCGATGTATATCGTCGGGGTAAACGTATGCGATCGAAATATTCGGCGACAGTCTCGCTGTATCCGGAAGACGTCGTCTTCAACGGCGCGACAAGGAAGCATGCAATCGTGAACCAGAATTGGCACACAATCAGGAAGACAATCTCGATAAAGTGCGCAATCACACCGCGATTGCCCGGCCACGGCGGCGGTGTCTGGTGCAAGTTCGACGCATGAATGAAGTATGCCTCGTTATCGCTTCCCTTGACTGGGACTGTTCCGTCGGCGCTCGTGGCTGCTTTTGCAAAGACAAAAAGGAATTTGATTGGATGTAGCGGGATTTGTAGATGCTGATACATGCGCATCAAGTTGTGGTAGTACCCGTCGGCGCTCGCGCGCATTGGCAGGTCGATTCGTTCGGCATCGTCGTATTTCTCGTTCTTGATCGTAACGGAAGCGGAATCGAAGGATATTCTGTCGCCCTGAAAGGAAGAGACAATGTTAGCGAAAGGATTCAAGGATCTCGGCTGTCGTTGACGACGTGGCGCACCTGTTCGAACAACGTCACCCTATAACGGTCTCCCTTAATAAGATAAGCACTACTGAGACCGGCGAGACCCGTGCCTATAATAGCGACTCGACTTTTCGTATGCTCGTCgttcatggtgatggtgttaTGTACTTGTATTTACTTACTCTACATTGGAATCTTTGACCGTTTTTGATGGAAATTTGCAGAGAATGTCACCTGCTGGTCCTACCCTGTTTTCGACAGTGAATAGCTCAAATGGAAAATCCATTGAATATTCTGATTGGATCGTTTTACGCTCAGACGGTTCCACCGTTCACAAACGTTGAGTGCCGAggcttgttgttgttggcgaggTGCTAACCACTATTTCAGCAGTGAATGAGCTGATCTCCCGGCACAATCGGCGCCTTCGAAGCTGAGCGCATGTGAAAGACAGTTCGGCATTACAACTATCCGTTATATTTTGGTCGATCGTGATCCTGCTGAAACTTGATAAACGTCATGACAACGAACGAGACCATCAAGAATCTTGTATTGAACCTCTCAACACTGAAAGTGTCGGGTGTGTCAGGTAAGACAAGACAATGCTCAGCGCAACGTGGCGGGTGGACCCAGAGCTGTAGGCGCTATAACTAAGGTAAGCACCAACCTAAACTGCGTCACAGCGGGTTCAGGGAAGCCCAAATAATTTCCAGAGCGTCTTGCGATATGCGATCACCTGTTGTTGGTTGACCAATTCTTAGCGATCCTGTCACAAGAATCTGATGAAAGCTTTCGAACCAACTCAGGAGCACAGAAAGGTCGGGTGGCATAATGCTGCAAAACTTGTTCCATCGCTGCATTAAGGTTCTGCAATTGTATTGTTTCTGTACCCTAGCCTACAGAAGGGAGCTAACGAGGCGGGGCTTGAAGATATTTAGGCCACACAGGCTCACAGGTCCAGGTCAACGAGGATCATTTGAGTAATGGCCGTCAGGTCGACAATCTCATGGATGGCAAACAATCTCCTACAGTTTATCATGTCAAATCCGGAAGATTTAATTGTGCGACTGTATTTGCAGAGTAACGAATGTAGCTTCAATGAATGAATACGTCAACTTCGTAGCAGCAACCTAAACTTCGGTGGCATCCACTCGCTTGACAGCTGCCAACAGGCGGCACGGCCGACCCCTGTTGAAGCTTCAGTGCCTGGTGACCTCACCATTCAGCAACAATCTATCATCTCCAGCCTTGGCCCTATCCTTTCTCATCAGGGTAGAACTACTGTCACCGACAGTATTAGTGAATATAATGTAGAAAGATTGAAACATCTGGGGGGCATGGTAAATGGCCTTGCGACAATGAATGAAACAGTTCCTGAATCACTCTCATGCCTAGGATCTCCTCGGATAAGGCGGCTGGGTCGGATATCTTCTCATCACGAGCGCTTAAAAATCTAAGGATTGGTAAGATATTGATATGAGGCGAGGTCGCAGAGTCTGGATCCTTATGCTTTGGGGTAGGATGAGGATTGTGTTTTGCCGTGTGGACTGCACGCCTAAGGCATTGCCGGCAGCTGAACATTTATGCTATTGACCGAAGACTATTCCTCCTTGAACACGTCATACTTATACTTTGACCCAGTGTGATCATCCCGAAGCTTGGATTGACCAATTCCGTAGACATTCTCTCGCAGAGTATGGCCCCCTTCACTGGGTATCTCATGATATAAACCCCTTCTTCGGAGCTCAGGCACCAATAACTCAACCAGATCCTCAAAAGTTCCAGGTGTAGTGACGTAGCCAACATTGAATCCATCCAAGTCTCCCTCCTTGATCCAACGCTCCATCTCATCCGCAACAGTTTGAGGGCTACCAACAGAGACTGGGCCCAGTCCGCCGATGCCAGCCTTCTCGGCAATAACTCTTGGTGTCCACTTTGGAACATGTTCACTAGTGACAGTGAATGCATCAAGAAGACTTTGAACCTTGTGCTTCTCTAGAGAGTCCGCAGAGGTGAGCTCTTGATCGAGCGGGATCTTGGACAAGTCGATGCCAGTCCATCCGCTGACAAGAACTAGTCCACCAATAGTCGAGGCGTATTTCTTTAGTTCCTTGAGTTTCTCCTGCGCTTCTTCATCCGTGCGGCCAACGATGGGAGTGAAAGTCGCAAAGAACTTTAGTGACTGAGGATCTCGGCCCAGTTCAGCAGCCTGCTTGCGAATTGCTTGGATCTTGGGCTTGAGCAGTTTTGGTGAGTGGGAAGACACAAAGATGCCTTCTGCATGAGTTGCCGCAAACGTCTGACCAGCCGATGAAGTACCAGCTTGGAACAAGAATGGCGTACGTTGAGGCGAAGGGTCAAC
This DNA window, taken from Fusarium fujikuroi IMI 58289 draft genome, chromosome FFUJ_chr11, encodes the following:
- a CDS encoding related to thermophilic desulfurizing enzyme, with the protein product MASNPATNESTIDNRNNDLKKKIIINAFDMSTIGHLSPGQWKNPVDKSATKRDLQYWIDLAQLLEKGGINALFLADTYGGYDTYEGKLDNCIRRAAQWPMTDPTIPISAMAAVTKNLSFAITASTSFEPPFLLAKRFSSLDHFTRGRIGWNIVTSWKKAAFKAIGLDSPIAHDERYEQADEYLRVLYKLWEGSWADEAISPDPENDSYADPDKIRTIHHHGKFFDLDTRHIVDPSPQRTPFLFQAGTSSAGQTFAATHAEGIFVSSHSPKLLKPKIQAIRKQAAELGRDPQSLKFFATFTPIVGRTDEEAQEKLKELKKYASTIGGLVLVSGWTGIDLSKIPLDQELTSADSLEKHKVQSLLDAFTVTSEHVPKWTPRVIAEKAGIGGLGPVSVGSPQTVADEMERWIKEGDLDGFNVGYVTTPGTFEDLVELLVPELRRRGLYHEIPSEGGHTLRENVYGIGQSKLRDDHTGSKYKYDVFKEE